Proteins from a genomic interval of Xiphias gladius isolate SHS-SW01 ecotype Sanya breed wild chromosome 23, ASM1685928v1, whole genome shotgun sequence:
- the hmgn6 gene encoding high mobility group nucleosome binding domain 6, producing the protein MPKRKGTEGGEKEEPQRRSARLSAKPIQPKPEPKVKKAAKKEKAVNDKKEDKKTKKAKENAEAEANEENHSENGEAKTNEVEAAPEEAKEEAKSE; encoded by the exons ATGCCCAAGAGAAAG GGaacagaaggaggagaaaaggaggag CCCCAGAGGAGATCAGCTCGGTTATCAGCG AAACCGATCCAACCCAAGCCGGAGCCAAAGGTCAAGAAGGCAGCAAAG AAAGAAAAGGCTGTGAATGATAAGAAAGAGGACAAGAAGACCAAGAAGGCAAAGGAGAACGCCGAGGCAGAGGCAAACGAGGAAAACCACTCTGAGAACGGAGAGGCCAAGACCAACGAG GTGGAGGCAGCCCCTGAGGAGGCCAAGGAGGAGGCCAAGTCCGAGTAG
- the LOC120785741 gene encoding terminal nucleotidyltransferase 5C codes for MTAGRYGNCVTLRAVGGENKSARTHFGPHFSTTRFLDSARMNSRTDSSLLCLGSSMSETRSSQRFHSLNAEQVEVLHQVLSEVVPIHGRGNFPTLELRPRDIIIAVRARLQKQGITVRDVRLNGSTASHVLVRDNGTSYKDLDIIFGVELPSQEEFQVIKESVLGCLLDCLPAGVNRERISSATMKEAYVQKMVKVFNEHDRWSLISLSNNSGKNLELKFVSALRRQFEFSVDSFQIILDRLLQSYIQQESQNIDNTVLAESMYGDFEAAMDHLRYRLIATRNPEEIRGGGLLKYSNLLVRDYRPASETQIKTLERYMCSRFFIDFPDVQEQQRKILSYLKNHFIGEERSKYQYLMTLRRVVDDSTVCLMGHERRQTLNMITVLALKVLGEQNIIPNTDHVTCFYQPAPYLAEHSAPYLAEPSYCSYYIPQGGSTLLYQPYPLHLHTQTGLV; via the exons ATGACGGCAGGTCGCTATGGAAACTGCGTTACGCTCCGGGCGGTCGGAGGAGAAAACAAGAGCGCGAGGACTCATTTCGGTCCTCATTTCAGCACCACGCGCTTCCTGGACAGCGCCCGAATGAACTCGCGCACAGACTCTAGCCTCTTATGCCTC GGCAGCAGCATGTCTGAAACCAGATCCAGCCAGCGGTTCCACAGCCTGAATGCTGAGCAGGTGGAGGTTCTCCATCAGGTTCTGTCGGAGGTGGTTCCAATCCACGGACGCGGGAACTTTCCCACGTTGGAGCTGCGTCCTCGAGACATCATCATAGCTGTGCGGGCCAGGCTGCAGAAGCAGGGAATCACTGTAAGAGATGTTCGTCTGAACGGCTCCACGGCCAGCCATGTCCTTGTCCGAGACAATGGAACAAGCTACAAGGACCTGGACATCATCTTTGGAGTGGAGCTGCCCAGTCAGGAGGAGTTCCAG GTAATCAAAGAGTCAGTGCTGGGCTGCTTGCTGGACTGCCTACCTGCCGGGGTCAACAGGGAGCGGATCAGCAGCGCAACAATGAAGGAGGCATACGTCCAGAAAATGGTCAAGGTCTTCAATGAACATGACCGCTGGAGCCTCATCTCCCTCTCaaacaacagtggaaaaaatCTGGAGCTCAAATTTGTGAGCGCATTGAGGAGGCAGTTTGAGTTCAGTGTCGACTCCTTCCAGATCATTCTTGATCGTCTCCTGCAGTCCTACATTCAGCAGGAGTCACAGAACATAGATAATACC GTCCTGGCAGAGAGCATGTATGGTGACTTTGAGGCAGCCATGGACCACTTGCGCTACCGCCTAATTGCTACCAGGAACCCCGAGGAGATTCGAGGTGGTGGCTTGTTGAAATACAGCAACCTGTTGGTTAGGGACTACCGACCAGCCAGCGAGACTCAGATAAAGACACTGGAGCGCTATATGTGCTCGCGCTTTTTCATCGATTTCCCTGATGtgcaggagcagcagaggaagatCCTGTCCTACTTGAAGAACCACTTCATCGGCGAGGAAAGAAGCAAGTACCAGTACCTGATGACATTGCGTCGTGTGGTAGATGACAGCACAGTGTGTCTGATGGGACATGAGAGGCGTCAGACGCTGAATATGATAACAGTACTGGCACTGAAGGTTCTAGGAGAGCAGAACATTATCCCCAACACAGATCATGTGACATGCTTCTACCAGCCTGCCCCCTACCTTGCCGAGCACAGTGCCCCCTATCTAGCAGAACCCAGCTACTGCAGCTACTATATACCCCAAGGGGGATCAACTCTGCTTTACCAACCTTACCCcttacacctgcacacacagactggactagtctaa
- the LOC120784912 gene encoding charged multivesicular body protein 1b-2-like, whose amino-acid sequence MSNMEKHLFNLKFAAKELQRNSKKCDKEEKAEKAKVKQAIQKGNVEAARIHAENAIRQKHQSLNLLRMSARVDAVASRVQTAVTMNQVSKSVSGVVKSMDATLKSMNLEKISALMDKFENQFETLDVQTAQMEDTMGNTTTLTTPQNEVDRLLHEMADEAGLDLNLELPSGQTSSLASSVASTEQDELAQRLSRLRDQVS is encoded by the exons ATGTCGAACATGGAGA AACACTTGTTCAACCTCAAGTTTGCTGCCAAAGAGCTACAGCGCAACTCAAAGAAATgtgacaaagaggaaaaggcagaaaaagctAAAGTGAAGCAG gcTATCCAGAAGGGTAATGTGGAAGCAGCCAGAATCCATGCAGAGAATGCTATCCGTCAGAAGCATCAGTCCCTTAACTTATTGAGGATGAGTGCCCGTGTGGATGCTGTGGCTTCCAGGGTCCAGACGGCGGTCACTATGAACCAG gtaTCTAAATCCGTGTCTGGGGTGGTCAAGAGTATGGATGCTACACTGAAAAGCATGAATCTGGAAAAG ATCTCTGCATTAATGGACAAGTTTGAAAACCAATTTGAAACTCTTGACGTGCAGACAGCTCAGATGGAAGACACAATGGGCAACACCACGACTCTGACAACACCTCAG AACGAAGTGGACAGGCTATTGCATGAGATGGCTGATGAAGCAGG tttggatCTTAACCTGGAGCTTCCTTCAGGCCAGACTTCCTCACTGGCTTCATCTGTGGCATCAACAGAGCAG GATGAGCTCGCCCAGAGGCTGTCCAGACTGCGAGACCAGGTGTCATAA